Proteins encoded together in one Scytonema millei VB511283 window:
- a CDS encoding DUF760 domain-containing protein yields MTFNPDFLSDREETQANSLLKYLQQQSPEILARVAKSVSPDIQQIISQNVQGLVGMLPSEQFNVKIVTDRENLAGILASAMMTGYFLRQMEQRMQLENLADAATSPQESNGGD; encoded by the coding sequence ATGACCTTTAATCCTGACTTTTTGAGCGATCGCGAAGAAACGCAAGCTAACTCGTTGTTGAAATATCTCCAACAGCAATCGCCGGAAATTCTAGCCCGCGTTGCTAAGTCTGTCAGCCCAGACATTCAACAAATCATCTCCCAAAACGTCCAAGGGCTGGTAGGAATGTTACCTTCAGAGCAATTCAACGTGAAAATCGTGACCGATCGCGAGAATCTAGCAGGAATTTTAGCATCAGCCATGATGACAGGCTATTTTCTGCGGCAAATGGAACAAAGAATGCAACTAGAAAATTTAGCTGATGCCGCGACCTCGCCTCAAGAGTCTAATGGTGGAGATTAA
- the efp gene encoding elongation factor P, with the protein MISSNDFRPGVSIVLDGSVWRVVEFLHVKPGKGSAFVRTKLKNVQSGSVVERTFRAGETVPQATLEKSTMQHTYKDGDDFVFMEMETYEEARLTAAQIGDRVKYLKDGMEVNVVRWDEQVLEVELPNSVVLEVVQTDPGVRGDTATGGTKPAVVETGATIMVPLFISQGERIRIDTRNDTYLGRGE; encoded by the coding sequence ATGATTTCTAGTAATGACTTTCGACCAGGCGTAAGTATTGTCCTAGATGGATCTGTTTGGCGGGTGGTGGAATTCCTTCATGTAAAGCCAGGGAAAGGCTCGGCTTTTGTGCGGACAAAGTTAAAAAACGTCCAGTCTGGTAGCGTAGTGGAACGAACCTTCCGTGCTGGTGAAACTGTTCCCCAAGCCACTCTAGAAAAGAGTACGATGCAACATACCTATAAAGACGGCGATGATTTCGTCTTTATGGAGATGGAAACCTACGAGGAAGCGCGATTGACGGCAGCACAAATTGGCGATCGCGTCAAGTATCTCAAAGATGGCATGGAAGTGAATGTCGTCCGCTGGGACGAGCAGGTGCTGGAAGTAGAATTGCCTAATTCCGTCGTGCTAGAAGTCGTTCAAACCGATCCTGGCGTGCGCGGTGACACGGCTACGGGTGGTACTAAGCCTGCTGTTGTCGAGACTGGCGCTACTATTATGGTTCCTTTATTTATTTCTCAAGGGGAACGCATTCGGATCGATACCCGTAACGATACTTATCTCGGTCGGGGAGAATGA
- a CDS encoding peptidylprolyl isomerase — MTTFCQRWLKNISIAISMIAFCWSLSVAAWTPTSYAALPAGNAITDGKALLRYALPIDNQPVRQLQASLEDIANQLRANRRWGAIANDLKGASRAISNPEKILSSVPAERQPQAEKIIAQIKDGIPKLQEATDKKDKENIWVERANILNLVSELEELMVKEFPYEVPAQYSNLPQLKGRATIAFKTNKGDITVVVDGYSAPVTAGNFVDLVQRGFYNGLEFIRAEDSYVLQTGDPPGKDQGFIDPNTGKYRAVPLEILVKGDAEPTYGVTLEQAGRYTDEPVLPFSAYGAVAMARPEFEPDGGSSQFFFFLFEPELTPAGRNLLDGRYSVFGYVTEGKEVLEKLKAGDKIESAKVIQGADKLVQPQVA; from the coding sequence ATGACAACATTTTGCCAACGCTGGCTAAAAAATATTTCGATCGCAATCAGCATGATTGCCTTTTGCTGGAGTTTGAGTGTAGCAGCCTGGACTCCTACTTCCTACGCCGCACTCCCAGCAGGAAATGCCATTACTGATGGTAAAGCTTTGTTGCGTTATGCCCTGCCAATTGACAACCAACCTGTCAGGCAACTGCAAGCAAGTTTAGAAGATATTGCCAATCAACTGCGAGCCAACCGCCGTTGGGGTGCGATCGCTAACGACCTCAAAGGCGCTTCTAGGGCAATCTCTAATCCTGAAAAAATTCTGAGTAGCGTTCCCGCAGAACGCCAGCCTCAAGCAGAAAAGATAATTGCTCAAATTAAAGATGGCATTCCCAAACTTCAAGAAGCAACAGATAAGAAAGATAAAGAAAATATCTGGGTCGAACGCGCTAACATACTCAATTTAGTTAGCGAGTTAGAAGAGTTGATGGTCAAAGAATTTCCCTATGAAGTCCCCGCTCAATACTCTAACTTGCCTCAACTCAAAGGACGGGCAACGATCGCATTTAAAACCAATAAAGGTGACATTACTGTGGTTGTAGACGGCTACAGCGCCCCCGTCACCGCAGGTAATTTTGTCGATCTCGTTCAACGGGGCTTCTACAACGGATTAGAATTCATTCGTGCTGAAGATTCCTACGTTTTGCAAACAGGCGATCCCCCTGGAAAAGACCAAGGATTTATCGACCCCAACACGGGTAAGTACCGCGCCGTTCCTTTAGAAATTCTGGTCAAAGGCGATGCGGAACCTACATACGGCGTAACATTAGAGCAAGCCGGGCGTTACACTGACGAACCAGTATTGCCCTTTTCTGCCTACGGTGCAGTTGCAATGGCAAGACCGGAATTTGAACCTGATGGTGGTTCTTCTCAATTTTTCTTCTTTTTGTTTGAGCCAGAACTAACTCCAGCCGGACGTAACTTACTAGACGGGCGCTACTCCGTATTTGGTTACGTTACCGAGGGTAAAGAAGTCCTAGAAAAGCTGAAAGCAGGTGACAAAATCGAATCAGCTAAAGTCATTCAGGGTGCAGACAAATTAGTTCAACCCCAAGTAGCATAA
- the accB gene encoding acetyl-CoA carboxylase biotin carboxyl carrier protein gives MTDDIEEGFAVSLDLNEIRQLLLALDRTEIEELTLKTQEFELTVRKGTGIQSTAPASAVAGESSNLTATELHFDSAKMPAGTDSVSRRVDSTAINSATVSMATSAPIEQKFAEIPSPMVGTFYRAPAPGEPSFVEVGDRVRSGQTVCIIEAMKLMNEIEAEISGQVMEILVQNGEPVEYGQPLMRINPD, from the coding sequence ATGACTGATGACATTGAAGAGGGATTTGCTGTGTCACTGGATTTAAATGAAATACGTCAACTATTGTTGGCGTTAGATCGAACTGAAATTGAGGAACTCACCCTAAAAACTCAGGAATTTGAACTGACAGTACGTAAGGGTACGGGTATTCAAAGTACCGCACCTGCATCCGCTGTAGCAGGAGAAAGCAGTAACCTAACGGCAACGGAATTACACTTCGACTCTGCTAAAATGCCTGCTGGCACAGATTCAGTTTCTCGCCGAGTTGATTCTACTGCCATCAATTCCGCTACAGTCTCGATGGCTACGTCAGCGCCGATAGAACAAAAGTTTGCGGAAATTCCTTCTCCTATGGTAGGAACTTTTTATCGCGCTCCTGCCCCAGGCGAACCATCATTTGTAGAAGTTGGCGATCGCGTTAGATCCGGTCAAACTGTCTGTATTATCGAGGCTATGAAGCTGATGAACGAGATTGAAGCCGAAATATCTGGACAAGTTATGGAAATTTTGGTGCAAAATGGCGAACCAGTGGAATACGGACAGCCACTGATGCGCATAAACCCCGATTAA
- the chlP gene encoding geranylgeranyl reductase: MTLRVAVVGSGPAGSSAAEVLAKAGIETYLIERKLDNAKPCGGAIPLCMVSEFDLPPEIIDRQVRRMKMISPSNREVDINLVNEDEYIGMCRREVLDGFLRNRAAQLGATLINATVHKLDFPTNSKEPYTIHYVDHSEGGTQGVAKTLKVDLVIGADGANSRIAKEMDAGDYNFAIAFQERIRLPQDKMAYYQDMAEMYVGNDVSTDFYAWVFPKYDHVAVGTGTMQVNKASIKQLQAGIRARAARKLAGGQIIKVEAHPIPEHPRPRRVVGRIALIGDAAGYVTKSSGEGIYFAAKSGRMCAETIVEFSQAGSRIPTEDDLKVYLKRWDRKYGMTYKVLDILQSVFYRSDATREAFVEMCADLDVQKLTFDSYLYKTVVPANPITQLKITAKTIGSLIRGNALAP; this comes from the coding sequence TTGACTCTACGGGTTGCTGTCGTTGGTTCGGGTCCAGCAGGTTCATCCGCCGCAGAAGTCCTAGCCAAAGCTGGCATCGAGACTTACCTAATTGAACGCAAGCTGGATAATGCCAAGCCTTGTGGCGGTGCGATTCCTCTATGCATGGTGAGCGAGTTTGACCTCCCACCAGAAATTATTGACCGTCAGGTACGACGGATGAAGATGATTTCCCCCTCTAACCGCGAGGTGGATATCAATTTGGTTAATGAAGACGAATATATTGGTATGTGTCGCCGCGAAGTGCTGGATGGATTCCTGCGCAACCGGGCGGCGCAGTTGGGCGCAACTTTAATTAATGCTACAGTTCATAAACTTGATTTTCCCACAAATAGTAAAGAACCCTATACCATCCACTATGTAGACCACTCAGAAGGTGGGACGCAAGGAGTTGCTAAAACTCTGAAAGTGGATTTGGTGATTGGTGCGGATGGGGCAAATTCTCGGATTGCTAAAGAAATGGACGCAGGAGATTACAACTTCGCGATCGCATTTCAAGAGCGCATCCGTTTGCCTCAAGATAAAATGGCGTATTACCAGGATATGGCAGAAATGTACGTTGGTAACGACGTTTCTACCGATTTCTACGCTTGGGTATTCCCCAAATACGATCACGTAGCCGTAGGTACGGGGACGATGCAGGTCAACAAAGCCAGCATCAAGCAGCTACAAGCTGGTATTCGCGCTCGTGCGGCGAGAAAGTTGGCTGGGGGTCAAATCATTAAAGTTGAGGCGCACCCCATCCCCGAACATCCCCGTCCCCGTCGCGTTGTGGGCAGAATTGCTCTAATTGGCGATGCTGCTGGTTACGTGACGAAATCTTCTGGTGAGGGAATTTACTTCGCGGCTAAATCTGGGCGGATGTGTGCCGAAACGATTGTGGAGTTTTCCCAAGCTGGTAGCCGCATTCCTACAGAAGATGACCTCAAGGTTTATCTCAAGCGTTGGGATCGGAAGTACGGCATGACGTACAAGGTGCTAGACATTTTGCAATCAGTATTCTATCGTTCTGATGCAACCCGCGAGGCATTCGTGGAAATGTGCGCTGATTTGGACGTGCAGAAGCTCACGTTCGATAGCTACCTCTACAAAACAGTGGTTCCAGCGAATCCAATTACTCAGTTGAAGATTACTGCTAAAACGATCGGTAGTCTGATCCGCGGTAATGCTTTAGCTCCATAG
- a CDS encoding ArsR/SmtB family transcription factor, which produces MKLTKPVPPEVMQQVAEYFSLLSEPMRLRLLSLLRDGEKCVQELVDATQTSQANVSKHLKIMWQAGILSRRSEGTSAYYRVEDDMIFQLWNLVCHRLATRVEHQARQFRVLNGNGKR; this is translated from the coding sequence ATGAAATTAACCAAGCCTGTACCTCCAGAGGTTATGCAACAAGTAGCAGAGTATTTCAGCTTGTTAAGCGAACCAATGCGCCTACGGCTGCTCAGCCTGTTACGCGATGGTGAAAAGTGCGTTCAAGAATTGGTGGATGCAACTCAAACTAGCCAAGCCAACGTTTCCAAACATTTAAAAATCATGTGGCAGGCAGGCATTCTCAGTCGCCGTAGTGAAGGCACTTCCGCCTACTACCGCGTTGAGGATGACATGATCTTCCAATTATGGAATCTTGTCTGTCATCGACTTGCTACCCGAGTCGAACATCAAGCCCGCCAATTTCGGGTACTCAATGGAAATGGAAAACGTTGA
- a CDS encoding peptidoglycan DD-metalloendopeptidase family protein: protein MAQANPNGTTQTTTCPPAALSRLIRHSVKPGDTLDSIARQYNLIPATLIGMNPILQSRNLPNGKLPVGSKIVIPPYNGIKVNATPGETWQQLAERYQVRSDVLFEANGCQPVAREVFVPGVNWSPQPPTNTAKGILAGYPLPKAATVALAYGWQLNASTGKVFFHSGLDLEAAIGTPVRAVGAGTVAFAGEQGAYGNLVVINHQEGKQSRYAQLQKIAVKAGQTVKLGQILGTVGNTGSPTSTQSHLHFEIRYASDLGWVAEDPTAYLKVAKR, encoded by the coding sequence ATGGCTCAAGCCAATCCGAACGGCACTACTCAGACGACAACTTGTCCCCCAGCTGCTCTATCTCGCCTAATTCGCCATTCAGTCAAACCAGGCGATACTTTAGACAGCATAGCTCGACAATACAATCTTATTCCAGCTACTTTGATCGGAATGAATCCCATTTTGCAAAGTCGTAATCTGCCAAATGGGAAGTTGCCCGTTGGCAGTAAGATAGTCATTCCTCCCTACAACGGCATCAAAGTCAATGCCACGCCAGGAGAAACATGGCAGCAGCTAGCCGAAAGGTATCAAGTTCGTTCTGATGTCTTGTTTGAAGCCAACGGCTGTCAACCAGTTGCTAGAGAGGTTTTCGTTCCTGGCGTAAATTGGTCGCCTCAGCCGCCTACTAATACTGCCAAAGGAATTCTCGCAGGGTATCCTTTGCCAAAAGCAGCAACAGTAGCTTTGGCTTATGGCTGGCAGTTGAATGCTAGTACGGGGAAAGTTTTCTTTCACAGTGGTTTAGACTTAGAAGCCGCCATTGGAACCCCTGTGAGGGCAGTAGGCGCGGGAACGGTAGCGTTTGCTGGCGAACAAGGAGCTTATGGCAATTTAGTCGTTATTAACCACCAAGAGGGTAAACAAAGCCGCTACGCCCAACTGCAAAAGATCGCTGTCAAAGCTGGTCAAACTGTTAAATTGGGGCAAATTTTAGGAACGGTAGGTAATACAGGTTCACCAACATCGACTCAATCCCACTTGCATTTTGAAATTCGCTACGCTTCCGATTTGGGATGGGTTGCAGAAGATCCGACAGCGTATTTAAAAGTAGCAAAACGTTAA
- a CDS encoding YheT family hydrolase — translation MHREQLNSDFTPPWWLRNGLAMTVYTALWASKDWEKTTSHPEPDYEAVIFHGAGEVPIFGWVAIPENPKATIVGTYGITGTLENQWFLRLLGRKAFAQGYAVVLFDWRGHGKTAQLSPTLTSDGLYEGEDFVCIAAQAKAMGCPAPFWFTGFSLGGQLALWGVKAAQNEFGILNSEFGSREDKKQFQSKIQNLKSKISLAPNEIGGAAVICPSLDSNRSLSYLVKHPLGRKLEQTIAKQLKKLAWQIYEAHPGAIDPAAIEKANSIWGFDNELVIEKLGFPSVEAYYEASSGLHILPQLQKPTLIIYAANDPMFDPAIVPDLQAACDRNPQLDLLLTRYGGHVNYMSDRACQQRFADPDPWWAWNRVLEWIDSQLSVDS, via the coding sequence ATGCATCGAGAACAATTGAATTCCGACTTTACGCCGCCTTGGTGGTTGCGCAACGGCTTAGCCATGACGGTTTACACTGCGCTTTGGGCAAGCAAAGACTGGGAAAAAACGACTAGCCACCCAGAGCCAGATTATGAAGCAGTTATTTTTCACGGTGCTGGAGAAGTACCAATCTTTGGTTGGGTAGCAATTCCCGAAAATCCCAAAGCCACGATCGTTGGGACTTATGGTATTACAGGTACTTTGGAAAATCAGTGGTTTTTAAGACTTTTAGGACGCAAAGCTTTTGCTCAAGGCTATGCTGTAGTTCTATTTGACTGGCGGGGGCACGGGAAAACAGCTCAGTTATCGCCAACTTTAACTTCTGATGGGTTATACGAAGGAGAAGATTTTGTTTGCATCGCCGCTCAAGCAAAAGCAATGGGTTGTCCCGCACCATTTTGGTTTACAGGCTTTTCCCTCGGCGGGCAATTGGCTTTGTGGGGAGTGAAGGCGGCACAAAATGAATTCGGAATTCTGAATTCGGAATTCGGAAGTCGAGAAGACAAGAAGCAATTTCAATCCAAAATCCAAAATCTAAAATCTAAAATTTCCCTGGCTCCTAATGAAATTGGGGGAGCAGCAGTGATTTGTCCGAGTTTGGATTCAAATCGATCGCTATCTTATTTGGTAAAGCACCCATTGGGGAGAAAGTTGGAACAAACGATCGCCAAGCAGTTGAAAAAATTGGCATGGCAGATCTACGAAGCACACCCAGGCGCGATCGATCCTGCTGCGATAGAAAAAGCTAATAGTATTTGGGGTTTTGATAACGAATTGGTAATTGAGAAACTGGGGTTTCCTTCGGTAGAGGCTTATTACGAGGCAAGTAGCGGTTTGCATATACTGCCGCAGTTACAAAAACCGACGCTGATTATTTATGCTGCTAACGATCCGATGTTCGATCCGGCAATCGTGCCAGACTTGCAAGCAGCGTGCGATCGCAATCCTCAGCTCGATCTACTATTAACTCGCTACGGCGGACATGTCAACTACATGAGCGATCGCGCCTGTCAGCAGCGTTTTGCCGATCCCGATCCTTGGTGGGCGTGGAATCGAGTTTTGGAGTGGATTGACAGTCAGTTATCAGTTGACAGTTAA
- the scpB gene encoding SMC-Scp complex subunit ScpB, whose protein sequence is MEAILYLKGKPLSVAEIAEYAQCDRPTAEEGLIELIEDYARRDSALEVVETPTGYSLQLRSGFQDLVHRLIPLELGVGALRTLAAIALHSPIAQNQLVELRGSSAYQHVQELVEQGFVRKRRQSDSRSSLLQLTEKFHQYFQIEQLPQLLGQEHKQSKYQQLELGDDLEDS, encoded by the coding sequence ATCGAAGCAATTCTTTACTTAAAAGGCAAGCCGCTATCAGTCGCAGAAATTGCCGAATACGCCCAGTGCGATCGCCCTACCGCTGAAGAAGGACTGATCGAACTGATTGAAGACTACGCCCGTCGCGACAGCGCCTTAGAGGTCGTCGAAACACCTACAGGCTACAGTCTGCAACTGCGCTCTGGTTTTCAGGACTTGGTACACAGGTTAATTCCTCTCGAACTCGGAGTGGGGGCTTTACGCACGTTAGCAGCGATCGCCCTTCACAGTCCAATTGCTCAAAATCAACTTGTCGAGCTGCGCGGCTCTAGTGCTTACCAACACGTTCAAGAATTGGTAGAACAAGGATTCGTCCGCAAACGCCGCCAGTCAGATTCTCGCTCCTCCCTGCTCCAATTAACCGAGAAATTTCATCAATACTTCCAAATCGAGCAACTACCGCAACTTCTAGGGCAGGAACACAAGCAATCTAAGTATCAGCAGCTAGAGCTGGGTGACGATCTGGAAGATAGCTGA
- a CDS encoding response regulator transcription factor, with protein MARILVIDDDPAISELVAVNLEMAGYDVSQAEDGIKGQALALQLQPDLIMLDLMLPRVDGFTVCQRLRRDERTAEIPVLMLTALSQTQDKVEGFNAGADDYLTKPFEVEEMLARVRALLRRTDRIPQAAKHSEILNYGPLTLVPERFEAIWFTETVKLTHLEFELLHCLLQRHGQTVSPSDILKEVWGYDPDDDIETIRVHIRHLRTKLEPDPRHPRYIKTVYGAGYCLELPSVEQLEEVAVGHGSSHE; from the coding sequence ATGGCACGAATACTTGTAATTGATGACGATCCAGCAATCTCCGAATTGGTTGCCGTGAACTTAGAGATGGCTGGCTACGATGTCAGTCAAGCAGAAGACGGAATCAAAGGACAGGCTCTCGCACTCCAGTTGCAGCCAGACTTAATTATGCTCGATCTGATGCTACCTAGAGTAGACGGCTTTACAGTTTGCCAGCGTTTGCGGCGCGACGAACGGACGGCTGAAATTCCCGTACTCATGCTCACAGCCCTAAGCCAAACCCAAGATAAGGTTGAAGGTTTCAATGCAGGTGCAGACGACTATTTGACAAAACCGTTTGAAGTTGAAGAAATGCTGGCTCGCGTCCGTGCCTTACTCCGGCGCACCGATCGCATCCCTCAAGCAGCTAAGCATAGCGAGATCCTCAACTACGGTCCTCTAACTCTGGTTCCAGAGCGTTTTGAAGCTATCTGGTTTACTGAAACTGTCAAATTGACTCACCTAGAATTTGAGTTACTCCACTGCTTGCTTCAGCGTCACGGGCAGACTGTTTCGCCTAGCGACATTCTCAAAGAAGTCTGGGGCTACGATCCTGACGATGACATTGAAACTATTCGCGTCCACATTCGTCACTTACGAACCAAGCTAGAACCAGATCCTCGCCATCCTCGTTATATCAAAACTGTTTATGGTGCAGGCTACTGTTTGGAACTACCGAGCGTAGAGCAACTAGAGGAAGTAGCTGTAGGTCACGGTAGCAGTCACGAATAA
- a CDS encoding LmeA family phospholipid-binding protein has protein sequence MEFFTILLSGILGLVTPAGLVVDRTAENAVRSQLQHAEQLEVRVDNAPSYQLIHGKVEKVRLAGRGLRLKQQNIRIAALELETDPVDVDPRSLGKQKLKLRRSLHAGVHLLLEQSDLNQALPVLIAQIQEFVIPELGGDRSESSSNYKFVNPRLELLANNRLRFQVQLATEDDDEPLAIVAESGLVVKGGRQIQLVQPKVIVDREAVAQNIVNEIATNLSQELDFRRLEVYGLQVRILQLKVAAQKLDLVTFVRVDPSSTLLQNPSLQNSKL, from the coding sequence ATGGAATTTTTTACGATTCTTCTGTCTGGCATACTTGGTCTAGTGACTCCAGCCGGGTTAGTTGTAGATCGAACGGCAGAAAATGCTGTTCGCTCTCAATTACAGCACGCAGAGCAGCTAGAAGTGCGAGTAGACAATGCCCCTAGTTACCAACTTATACACGGAAAGGTGGAAAAGGTACGCTTGGCTGGGCGAGGCTTAAGACTAAAGCAGCAGAATATCCGTATTGCTGCTTTAGAACTAGAAACCGATCCAGTTGATGTCGATCCGCGCAGTCTCGGAAAGCAAAAGCTCAAATTACGGCGATCGCTCCATGCAGGAGTGCATTTGCTGCTGGAGCAATCAGATCTCAACCAAGCCTTACCCGTCTTGATTGCGCAAATCCAAGAATTTGTGATTCCAGAATTGGGGGGCGATCGCTCTGAATCTAGCTCTAACTATAAGTTTGTCAATCCACGACTAGAACTACTAGCCAACAATCGCCTGCGCTTTCAAGTCCAACTAGCCACAGAGGATGACGACGAACCACTGGCAATTGTCGCTGAGTCAGGATTGGTGGTAAAAGGGGGGCGACAAATTCAACTCGTTCAACCAAAAGTTATAGTCGATCGGGAAGCAGTCGCTCAGAATATCGTCAACGAAATCGCCACGAATCTCAGCCAGGAACTCGATTTCCGTCGCCTGGAAGTTTACGGACTGCAAGTGAGAATCTTACAATTGAAAGTAGCTGCCCAAAAATTAGATCTAGTAACTTTTGTGCGCGTCGATCCGTCTTCCACTTTGTTGCAGAATCCTTCATTGCAGAATTCTAAGTTATAG
- a CDS encoding GerMN domain-containing protein translates to MVKQQQNRRIPVSGLVAGIAAVAVTAGGGAAWWHWQSNQKPTRPIAPPISGIQEAPKPQTPPVAQQQVEVFWLKGSGVRQQLIATTATTTADIKKQPTAALKTAFDNLLSGPKDGSVSTTIPQGTTLRELKVEKDGIHVNLSEDFTAGGGSTAMTGRVAQVIYTATSLDPNAKVWIEVEGEPLEVLGGEGLELEQPLTRQSLGENFTL, encoded by the coding sequence ATGGTTAAACAACAACAAAATCGCCGAATTCCAGTTAGCGGCTTAGTTGCAGGAATTGCGGCAGTAGCAGTGACAGCAGGAGGCGGCGCAGCTTGGTGGCACTGGCAATCGAACCAAAAACCAACTCGACCAATTGCGCCACCCATTAGCGGGATTCAAGAAGCGCCAAAGCCGCAAACTCCACCAGTCGCACAACAACAGGTAGAAGTCTTTTGGCTCAAGGGAAGTGGAGTAAGACAGCAGCTAATTGCAACTACAGCCACCACAACGGCTGACATTAAAAAACAGCCTACGGCTGCTCTGAAAACTGCTTTTGATAACTTACTCTCTGGTCCAAAAGATGGATCTGTCAGTACTACCATTCCCCAAGGAACAACACTGCGGGAGCTAAAGGTGGAGAAAGATGGAATTCACGTCAATTTATCCGAAGATTTCACCGCTGGCGGTGGTAGTACTGCGATGACAGGGCGAGTGGCACAGGTGATTTACACAGCCACAAGTCTCGATCCAAATGCCAAAGTTTGGATTGAGGTGGAAGGAGAACCACTTGAGGTTTTGGGCGGCGAAGGCTTAGAGTTAGAGCAACCGCTGACGCGCCAAAGTTTAGGAGAAAACTTTACACTTTAA
- a CDS encoding HhoA/HhoB/HtrA family serine endopeptidase, with product MGLSLKTLAFSSTLLVLGGGAGFWGSRYVDFHFSPQPKTIAVAVPPSGSGGQTPSVGGLAVAGDRNFIATAVQQVGPAVVRINATRKVANQLPEAFNNPLFRRFFGGQKPIPDERIERGTGSGFILSPDGRLLTNAHVVSEARTVQVTLKDGRTFEGKVVGVDPVTDVAVVKINARNLPRVKLGNSKNLIPGQWAIAIGNPLGLDNTVTIGIISATDRTSAQVGVPDKRVTFIQTDAAINPGNSGGPLLNTEGEIVGVNTAIRTDAQGLGFAIPIETAARVANQLFSKGRISHPFLGIQMIDLTPASKTEIAQETDLKVEIDFGVLIVRAIAKSPAAQAGLRAGDVIQKINGKTVAKSLQVQEQVESTTLGTTLTLEVNRQGVIQTFHVKPGAYPADELS from the coding sequence ATGGGTTTGTCGTTAAAAACACTGGCTTTCTCTTCTACTTTACTTGTCTTGGGTGGCGGTGCTGGTTTTTGGGGCAGTCGCTATGTCGATTTTCACTTCTCCCCCCAGCCAAAAACTATAGCTGTTGCCGTACCACCAAGTGGTTCAGGAGGACAAACGCCTTCTGTGGGAGGATTAGCAGTAGCAGGCGATCGCAATTTTATTGCTACTGCCGTCCAGCAAGTGGGACCAGCTGTCGTGAGAATTAATGCCACCCGTAAAGTTGCCAATCAATTACCCGAAGCCTTCAACAATCCTCTATTCCGCCGCTTTTTTGGCGGACAAAAACCGATTCCTGATGAAAGAATCGAACGCGGGACTGGTTCTGGATTTATTCTCAGTCCTGATGGTCGGCTGTTGACTAATGCTCATGTCGTCTCTGAGGCAAGAACGGTTCAAGTCACGTTGAAAGACGGTCGCACATTTGAGGGCAAAGTTGTCGGTGTCGATCCGGTGACGGATGTTGCTGTTGTCAAAATTAACGCTCGTAATTTGCCGCGAGTCAAGCTCGGTAACTCAAAAAATTTAATTCCCGGGCAGTGGGCGATCGCGATCGGCAATCCTTTAGGCTTGGATAACACCGTCACAATTGGAATTATCAGCGCTACCGACCGCACGAGCGCTCAAGTTGGCGTACCGGATAAGCGCGTTACATTTATTCAAACTGATGCGGCAATCAATCCTGGTAATTCTGGCGGACCCTTATTAAATACTGAAGGGGAGATCGTGGGTGTCAACACGGCAATTCGTACCGATGCTCAAGGACTCGGTTTTGCCATTCCCATTGAAACTGCTGCCCGCGTTGCCAATCAGTTATTTAGCAAAGGACGCATTAGCCATCCTTTTTTGGGCATTCAAATGATCGATTTAACCCCCGCATCGAAAACTGAAATCGCTCAGGAAACCGATTTAAAGGTCGAAATCGATTTTGGCGTACTCATCGTGCGCGCGATCGCTAAATCTCCGGCGGCGCAAGCTGGACTACGGGCGGGAGACGTGATTCAAAAAATCAACGGCAAGACGGTAGCTAAATCGTTGCAAGTCCAAGAACAGGTGGAATCGACGACCTTGGGAACAACTTTGACACTAGAAGTCAATCGCCAGGGTGTCATTCAGACTTTTCATGTCAAACCAGGTGCTTATCCCGCAGACGAACTCAGTTAG